CACTCATCAAAGAAGAGGTTCCTTCATCATCAAAGCCTGAAGCGGCTTCTAGTGTTTCTCTTTCAAGTATTAGCAAAGTGTTTAGATTCTCTTTTACGATCTCTACCATGTTGGTTGGATCGGTTATTACTCTTGCTTCCTTGATTTTAGCATTTTCGATGTACTCTTCATAAGAGGATAAAGGCCTTGCACCTAAGGTTAAAATACGTTCAGCTACCTCGTCAACTCCTGCATTTGCTTCATTATATAACTCTTCAAATTTCGCATGAAGCTCGAAGAAGTTAGGGCCTGTTACATTCCAGTGGAAGTTTCTCAGGTTTTGATAGTAAATCTGGTAGTTTGCCAATAACTCATTCAATTTATCTACTAAGATTTTACTTTCTTTTATCTCTAGTCCTATTTCGTTTGTTTTCATATTGGTCATAATTTTCTCATATATTGAAGTATAAATTTACGATTTGGCTAAGTAAGTTGCCAACTGAAAAATTCTATGGGAGGTTTATACGATCTATCGGATTGAGCAGTTTGTACTTTTAGGAATTAAATTCAAGAATGAAAAACCGTTTTCAGGATCTTACTACAGTTGATCTATACAAAAACAGGAAGCAGGTCAAATGGCTCGTTATATTTGTTTCGATCATCATTGGTGGAGGATCAATTTTATATACCAATATTCTCGTAGAGGAGCTTCGAGAGCGAGAAAGGAGACAGATCGAATTGCTCTCCTCCGCTTTGGAGTATGCAGCATCCACTGCAGAAAATCTTACTTTCATCAACCAAGAGATTATTCAGCAAAACTATTCCATTCCGATCATCATGGTGGATCAGGATGAGAACCCAATTGAATTTAGGAATATACCTTTCAAAGCCAATTCAAATGCAGAGGACTCTGTCAAAACATTGGCAAAGGAACTGGCAGAAATGAGAGCCGAATATGAACCTATTTTACTGAGAGAAGCGGATATAAATGTTTTTTATCGCAACTCGGAACTGCTGACCAATTTAAAATACTATCCTTATATCCAGCTCGCAGTGATATTGGTTTTTGGGGTGTTGGCTTATACGCTCTTTAATCAAAGTAAAGTTGCTGAGCAAAATAGGGTTTGGGCAGGCCTCACAAAAGAAACGGCGCATCAACTTGGAACCCCTATTGCCTCACTGATGGCTTGGATTGATTATCTGAAAAATTCACCCGTTTGGGAGGAAAACAAAGAGATTATCACTGAAATGGATAAGGATGTGGTCAAATTGAGAATGGTCACAGAAAGGTTTAGTAGTATCGGAAGCAAACCGGTGATTCAGACAGAAAATTTATACGAAAGCATTGAGGAAACTATAAATTATCTTCGACCTAGAATCTCTACCAAAGTAGATTTGATCATCAACGCTGACACGAAAGATTTGGATGCAATGATGAACCGCCCCCTATTTGAATGGGTAGTAGAGAACATTTGTAAAAATGCAGTGGATGCAATGAAAGGAAAGGGTAAGATCACCATCGATGTGATTCAGGACTCAGATAAGTTTGTCATCGTTGATATTACAGATACAGGGAAAGGGATGGAGAAAAGGATGTATAAAAAAGTCTTTAATCCCGGATTCTCTACCAGACAAAGAGGTTGGGGCTTAGGGCTCACATTGGCAAAAAGAATCATTGAAGGTTATCATGGAGGAAAAATCTTTGTCAAGAATTCTGAGGTTGGGGTAGGGACCACATTTCGAATTGTTTTGCATTGCAGCATCGAAGGAGCTTCGCAGTTTATTACGGAAGGAATCCTGGAATATTAGGGATTTACGAAGTTAGAAATACGAATTACGAGATCTATTTGAATTTCGGGTAATTTCTATATCAGTTGCCTTTTATGAAAGTAGAATACAAGTTGATTATGATTTCGCTTATTTCAACTGTTTAAAATTGGAGAAGGAATTTACCTCTCTCAAAAATCTCGTCAATCGTATTTCGTAAATCTTATTTCCCCAAATTCTACTTTAGAACTTCTGTCTCACTTTTAGTGGTTTTTCCCTACCTTTGCCCGCTGAAATACATTTTCTTATGAGTTTGACAGACCAAATCAAGAAGCGCAGAACATTTGCCATTATTGCTCACCCAGATGCAGGAAAGACTACTTTGACTGAAAAGCTGTTGCTTTTTGGTGGAGCGATCCAGACTGCCGGAGCTGTGAAGTCTAATAAGATCGATACGGCCACCAAATCTGACTGGATGGCAATTGAGAAGCAAAGAGGTATTTCTGTTGCCACTTCTGTGATGGGTTTTGAATACAAAGACATCAAAATCAATTTGCTCGATACACCGGGTCACCAGGATTTTGCGGAAGATACCTACCGAACGTTGACTGCGGTTGATTCAGTAATTATGGTAATTGACTGCGTAAAAGGCGTGGAGATTCAGACCGAAAAGCTCATGGAAGTTTGTCGGATGAGAAATACTCCTGTGATCTGTTTTATCAATAAGTTGGATAGAGAAGGTCGAGATCCTTACGAGTTAATAGAGGAAGTAGAACAAAAACTCAACATTCAATGCCGCCCACTTTCCTGGCCGATCGGTATGGGAAAGACTTTCAAAGGAGTATATAATTTGTTCGACCATAAACTCAACCTTTTCACACCTTCTCAGAGGAAGTTAAGTGATGTGAGACAGGAATTTGAAAATGTGGATGATCCTAAACTGGACGAACTGATCGGGAAAAACTATGCTGAGCAACTTAGGGAAGATGTGGAATTGATCGAAGGAGTTTATCCTGACTTTGATCCTACAGAATATTTAGAAGGTAAAGTGGCTCCGGTTTTCTTTGGCTCTGCAGTGAATAATTTCGGGATCAATGAGATGCTGGATACTTTTATCAAAATCGCTCCTGCTCCTAAAAGCCGTAGAACTGAAGATCGGGAAGTGATGCCTGATGAGAAAAAATTCTCAGGTTTCGTGTTTAAAATCCACGCGAATATGGATCCCAATCACCGAAACAGAATTGCTTTCTTGAGAATTTGCTCTGGTACTTTTGAGCGAAATAAACCTTACAACCATGTGCGTGGCCCGAAACCTTTACGATTCTCTAATGTGACCCAATTTATGGCACAGGATAAGGAGATGATCGATGAGGCATTTCCTGGAGATATTGTGGGTTTGTACGATACAGGTAACCTGAAGATCGGTGATACTTTGACCGATGGAGAAAACATGCAGTTTGTTGGGATTCCTAGTTTCTCGCCCGAGATTTTCCGTGAGGTGGTAAACAAGGATGCGATGAAGACCAAGCAACTGGAAAAAGGACTTCAGCAATTGATGGAAGAAGGGGTTGCACAGCTATTTACCTTTGATATGGGTTCTAGAAAAGTAGTGGGTACGGTTGGCCAACTTCAGTTTGAAGTAATCCAGTTCCGTCTGAAAAACGAATACAATGCGACGGTGGAGTTTCACCCGATGAACCTCTACAAAGCCTGCTGGATCACAAGCAAGGACAAGAAGCAGTTAGATGAATTTGTCCGATCCAAAAACCGTCACATTGCCCATGACAAAGATGGCAAGCTGGTCTTTATGGCCGAATCAAAAGCCTGGCTTCAGATGGTGATGGATAATTATCCAGAGATTGAGTTTCACTTTACTTCTGATATTTAAAAACAAACCCTTCAGAATTAAATAATCTGGAGGGTTTTTTACTTTTTATTTTTTCAAAAGATGGAATTATTTAGCTAAAATCCTCAGGTACTTTAAATGAGGAGGTTCTGTTTGATCGACTAGGAAATCTTTGAAAGTCATTGTATAAGCCTTGATTATACCTGAATTAAACTCATGCTCAAGACCTGTTCGGATAGTCCTCGGTAATGATGTTATGCCTTGGGAATAATGTCCTAAAGAAGCGATGATGATTTTTGTGTCATTTTTCTGAAAGGAGGGGTCAACAAAAATTAATTTTACTTTTTGATTGTTTCTTATAGCCTCACCGATAGCTGAATTTATGTGTTCGTCTCCATAAGAATAGCCAATAATGTAGATAATATCGGCTGTAATGCAATCTCTATCAAACGCATATTTCATTTGGCGAAATGGCGTTATTGCAGATTTTTGAAGCTTTTGATAGCCTGCTATAAAGTTTGAAATAAGTATGGTTTTTCCTTTTTCACTTTGAACTATTGGGTAATCATTGTTAATAGTAAGATTTCCATATCCAGTTAAAAAATATCTAGGGGCCATAAAGCCATTTTCATTTTCAGACTCTATATCCCAATATACTGAGCCATGTAAATTGTAATGGCAATGGGTTTCAAAATCTGTTAATATTCTGGTAGCATTTGGAGGGATTCTATCTTCATAATTTATGTCAGCTGCCGCTTCAAATCCTTCAAAGATATTCATACCCGAAATTCCTTTTTCCAAAATCACTTTGAAATTTCTCTCGTAGTTTAATGAAAACATCCTGAGGATTCCATTTTGGTTGATTTTTTCAATCCAATCACAGAATAATTTATTCAGTTCTTTTTTGTCTTCACATATTACGTTGGATTCGTTTAATCTGTGATCTCCGTATTTTTCTATAAAATTATAAATGGTTGTTAACAAAGTTTGAACTAACTCCTGAAGGAAAAGCTGATTTGCATTTTCTCCGTGTTTGGCTAGAGGACTAAAATCTTTATTTAATCCAGGTATGTGAATTTTGAAACTATGTGAGAAGTTTTCCTCTTCGAAATTCAAAAGATCTTTTTCAAAAGTCGAGGTAAAAAAGGAAGCTATATATGAAGGAAGTTTTTTGCTGCCAGCTTGGTTTGCATAATAGGAAATCAACTCTTCTAGTACGTTGAGAATTGTTTCAAAATTGACTTCATCATCACTAAAGCCAGATTCTAGTAGTTTTTGATATATGAATTCAGTAATTCTCGTTTTCCCGTCTTTAGTCCAAAATCCATTATTACGAATTAGGGCTGTGATATCAGGGGTTTTTGGGCCACCCCAATCAATTACTGCCCCAGCCCCAAAAAGTATTACAGTTCTTTTTCTATTCATTTATTGGGAAATATTATTCATTAAGAAAAGTATCGATGAACTCAAACTTTTGCCCATTAAACAGTCCTTTGTCGCTCAATTTCAAATCTGGTATCACCAGCAAGGCCATAAAACTCAAAGTCATAAAGGGAGAATTCAGCGTAGCTCCCATTTCTTTGGACATTTTGTCTATTCGAGTGTAGGCTTTGGCAACTTCATATCCGTCCGAAGCAGACATAATTCCGCCGACTGGAAGTGAGAGAATATCTTCCTGGTCTCCGGAAACTGCAGATACGCCACCTTTGGCTTCAATGATTAAGTTGACCGCTTTGCAGATGGATTCATCATCGATTCCTACCGCAATGATATTATGTGAATCATGTCCCACTGAAGAAGCGATCGCTCCGGTTTTCAGTCCAAAGTTTTTGATAAACGCCACCGCCGGAGCAGCATCTTCGTAGCGATTGACTACAGTAATTTTTAAGATATCTTGTTCTGGATTTGATTCTGCAAAGCCATCTTTGATCAAAATATCTCCTGAGATTTCCGGAGTGATCAATTGACCATCCAATGCTTCGATGACTCTGACTTTATTTCCTTTGGCTTTGATTTGAAATTCTTCGGGCTTTTTTAGGGAGGTATTGAAATTATTGATGATGTCGTTTTGGATTGGTTGGATCAGTGTCCTTCCATTTTCTGCTACTTTTTCTCCATTGATATAAGTGCTGATCACTTGGAAGTCTTTCAGGTCTTTCACTAAAATAAAATCAGCTGGATCTCCTTCTCTAAGTTGCCCAACATTCATCGCATAGTGAGCGATAGGATTCAGGCAGGCTGCCTGGAGTACCTTGAATAAATCTTTACCTTTTGCGACAGCTCTGGCAGCTAGTTCATTGATATGGGAAATGGCGAGATTATCCGGATGTTTATCATCCGAGCAAAACATAATTTGATCCGGGAATTCATCGATTAGATCGATCAGGGCCTCAAAGTTTTTTGCAGCGGAACCTTCCCGGATGGCGATTTTCATTCCCAGTTTGATTTTGCCTAGTGCCTCTTCATAGGTAAAACACTCATGATCGGTGCTAGGTCCTGCAGAGACGTATTTCTCTGCCAATTCGCCTTTGAGTCCAGGAGCATGACCATCGATGGGTTTCCCATATTTCTTCGAGATCCGAATTTTCTCCATGACCAATTCATCCCGGTTCACCGTTCCTGGCCAGTTCATCATTTCCGCCAAGTAATGAATCTCAGGTCTGGACATCAGGTTTTCTATGTCAGCTGCATCGATTTCTCCACCTGCAGTTTCAAAGGGAGTAGCAGGAACGCAGGAAGGCGCACCAAAGTAGAATTTAAAAGGAACCTGTCTTCCATTTTCGATCATATAGTCCACCCCTTCCATTCCGCAGACATTTGCTATTTCGTGTGGATCAGAAATGGTGGCCACCGTTCCATGTACTACCGCCAGCCTAGCAAACTCAGATGGCACCAGCATGGAGCTCTCCACGTGGACATGAGCGTCGATAAATCCCGGCATGAGATAGGGTAAGGGTTTATTTGTTTTTAATGAACTTACTTTTTGAATAACTCCATTTTCTATCTCGATTGAAGCTGGGTAAATAGATTTATTTGGGATGTCAACGAGTTGTCCTTTTATGATCATAAAAAATTTGTTCTGTGGATTAAGGGGATGGTTTTTTCTCAAGGTGGATGAATTCGGCCATCCACGAATGGTTTAGATTAAAACTACTATATTTGTGCCTGAAATAAAAAGCGAACTTAGCTGGTTTTTGGATGGGAAAAATCGTCATCGCCATCGATGGATATTCAGGTTGTGGTAAGAGTTCGACAGCAAAAGCTGTTGCAAAGGACTTAGGCTACACTTATATAGATACTGGAGCCATGTACCGGGCGGCAACCCTACACTTTTTAAATAACCACCTTTCCGCGACCAATCCTCAAGATGTTGAAAAAGGCCTTAAGTCTCTGGAAATATCCTTTCACTTAAATCCAGAAAATCAATTACAGGAAACCTATCTTAATGGTCTTCACGTAGATGACGCTATCCGTTCGATGCAAGTTTCTAATAATGTCTCACGCATTGCTGCTTTACCGGCAGTTCGTAAGGATTTGGTAGCTCAACAACAGCGCTTGGCGAAGAAAAAAGGTGTGGTCATGGATGGTAGAGATGTAGGATCAGTGGTTTTTCCTGAGGCGGAATTGAAGATTTTCATGACAGCCGATTTGGAGACTCGAGCGATTCGTAGACAGGCAGAGTTATTAGAAAAAGGAGAAACCATTCCTTTAAAAGATATTATTGAAAATCTTGCCTCCCGTGATGAGATTGATTCCACTCGGGAAGTTGGTCCTTTGATAAAAGTGGAAGATGCTATCGAAGTGGACACCAGTAATATTACCTTTGCCGAGCAGGTGGCTTTTATAGTTAATAAAGCCAGAGAAATTATAGATAAAGAGAAAAGCTATGCAAGTAACCATAGATAAAAACTCAGGGTACTGTTTCGGAGTAGAGTTTGCCATAAAAATGGCAGAGGATGAGATGGAGACCAGTGAGAAACTTTATTGTCTGGGGGATATCGTGCACAATGATATGGAAGTGAGAAGACTGAGCAATAAAGGCTTGGTAGTCATTGACCGAGAGGAACTGCAGGAACTGAGAGATTGCAAAGTCTTGATCAGAGCACATGGGGAACCACCGGAAACCTATAAAACGGCAATAGAAAATAATATTGAGCTGATTGATGCTTCTTGCCCAGTTGTATTGAAATTACAGCATCGTGTGAAGACAGCGTTTGATCGGATGGAGAGAGAAAATGGCCAAATTGTCATTTATGGCAAAAAAGGTCATGCGGAAGTAATTGGATTAACTGGTCAAACATTGGAGAAAGCCATTGTGGTGATGGAGGATAGCGATTTGGATAAAATTGACTTTCAGAAGCCAGTGACTTTGTTTAGTCAAACCACCAAGAGTACCAAAGGATTTTATGAATTGTCCCATAAAATCCAGGAAAGAATCAAAAACAGTAATTCTGAATTTGAGGAAGTACCGTTTAACGCAAATGATTCGATTTGTAGACAAGTTTCCAACCGAGAACCACAGCTTCAGAGGTTTTCTCAGGAAAATGATGTGATACTCTTTGTGTCAGGAAAGAAAAGTTCGAATGGAAAAGCTTTGTATCAGGTTTGTCTTGGTCAAAACCCGAGAAGTTATTTCATTGAAAATGAGACAGAACTAGACCCAGAGTGGTTTAAGTCAAATGATAAAGTGGGTGTTTGTGGAGCTACTTCTACGCCTATGTGGCTGATGGAGCAAGTGAAATCGCACCTTGAAATGATGTCTGAAAATGCTTTGCCGATCTGAATCAAATATTGCCTTCAGAAATAATTGGCAACCATTCTCTTAAAAAGTGAAACATAATATCTTGATTACCCCCTAAATAAAATTTGTATTTATTAGATTTGGGGCGTTTTTCAAAGGCTCATAGTTCAAAAACAGATATGTCTAAAATAGTGAAGCTTAAGAAGGGTTTTGATATAAAACTGGAAGGAGAGGCTAAAAAAGAATTAGCTGACTTCACGCCAGCTCAGACCTTCGCCATTAAGCCGACGGACTTTATTGGTCTCCAAAGGCCGAAAGTGCTAGTCAACGTTGGAGATACCGTTAAGGCAGGTACTCCCGTCATGTTCGATAAAGCCATGGATCAAGTTATCTACGCGGCTCCGGTTTCCGGGGAAGTGGTGGATGTCAAGAGAGGAGAGAAGCGAAAGCTTCTTGAAATCACGATCCTTGCTGATCAAACTATTTCCCACGAAGATCTAGGTAAAGCTGATCCAAAATCTCTTGATAGAGATGCTTTGGTGGCAAAGCTAGCAGCAGGAGGAGTTTGGCCTCAATTGATCCAACGTCCATACGGCGTCGTGGCAAATCCAGAAGATACACCAAAAGCAATTTTCATTTCAGGTTTTGATACCAATCCTCTAGCGGCTGATTATGGCTTTATGTTAGAGGGGGAAGAAAAATACTTCCAAGCTGGAATTGATGCTTTAGGCAAGTTGACTTCAGGAAAAGTACATTTGAATTTGAATGGCGCTTCAGCAGCACCTTCTGTATTTGCCAATGTGAGCAATGCAGAAATCAATAAGGTTTCCGGACCACACCCTGCAGGGAATGTTGGTGTTCAGATTCACCATATTGATCCAATTAACAAGGGCGACTTGTTATGGACAATAAGTCCGTATGGGGTTATTCAGATTGGTAAATTGATGGTAGAAGGTGTTTACGATGCCTCTAAAACAATTGCAATCTCTGGATCTGAAATCACAAATGCTGCCTATGTGAAAACATATATGGGGGCTAATGTGTCTTCCTTTGTGAAAGGAAACTTAAACTCAGGCCATGTAAGAGTGATCTCTGGAAATGTATTGACTGGTGAAAAAATCTCAATGGATGGATTTGTTGGTTATTACCATAATCAGATAACAGTTATCCCAGAAGGAGACTATGAGGAGTTTTTAGGTTGGTTAATGCCTAGTACCTCCAAATTGAGTTTCCATAAAGCTTTGGGAATGTTCTCTTTCTTGAATAAAGGGAAATTTAAAGTAGATACAAATACCCACGGAGAGGAACGACCATTTGTTGTTTCAGGGGTATTTGAAAAAGTGCTTCCAATGGATATTCTTCCTACTTATTTGTTTAAAGCGATTCTCGCAGAAGACTTTGACGAAATGGAAGAGTTAGGACTATATGAAATTATAGAAGAGGATGTAGCACTTTGCGAGTTTGTGGATCCTTCTAAAAATGATTTACAGAAGTTGGTAAGATCAGGGGTTGAATTATTGATGTATAGTTAAGATATGAAGGCATTAAAAAATCTTTTCGATAGTGTAAAGCCAAACTTTGAGA
Above is a window of Algoriphagus machipongonensis DNA encoding:
- the cmk gene encoding (d)CMP kinase encodes the protein MGKIVIAIDGYSGCGKSSTAKAVAKDLGYTYIDTGAMYRAATLHFLNNHLSATNPQDVEKGLKSLEISFHLNPENQLQETYLNGLHVDDAIRSMQVSNNVSRIAALPAVRKDLVAQQQRLAKKKGVVMDGRDVGSVVFPEAELKIFMTADLETRAIRRQAELLEKGETIPLKDIIENLASRDEIDSTREVGPLIKVEDAIEVDTSNITFAEQVAFIVNKAREIIDKEKSYASNHR
- a CDS encoding Na(+)-translocating NADH-quinone reductase subunit A, giving the protein MSKIVKLKKGFDIKLEGEAKKELADFTPAQTFAIKPTDFIGLQRPKVLVNVGDTVKAGTPVMFDKAMDQVIYAAPVSGEVVDVKRGEKRKLLEITILADQTISHEDLGKADPKSLDRDALVAKLAAGGVWPQLIQRPYGVVANPEDTPKAIFISGFDTNPLAADYGFMLEGEEKYFQAGIDALGKLTSGKVHLNLNGASAAPSVFANVSNAEINKVSGPHPAGNVGVQIHHIDPINKGDLLWTISPYGVIQIGKLMVEGVYDASKTIAISGSEITNAAYVKTYMGANVSSFVKGNLNSGHVRVISGNVLTGEKISMDGFVGYYHNQITVIPEGDYEEFLGWLMPSTSKLSFHKALGMFSFLNKGKFKVDTNTHGEERPFVVSGVFEKVLPMDILPTYLFKAILAEDFDEMEELGLYEIIEEDVALCEFVDPSKNDLQKLVRSGVELLMYS
- a CDS encoding sensor histidine kinase, with amino-acid sequence MKNRFQDLTTVDLYKNRKQVKWLVIFVSIIIGGGSILYTNILVEELRERERRQIELLSSALEYAASTAENLTFINQEIIQQNYSIPIIMVDQDENPIEFRNIPFKANSNAEDSVKTLAKELAEMRAEYEPILLREADINVFYRNSELLTNLKYYPYIQLAVILVFGVLAYTLFNQSKVAEQNRVWAGLTKETAHQLGTPIASLMAWIDYLKNSPVWEENKEIITEMDKDVVKLRMVTERFSSIGSKPVIQTENLYESIEETINYLRPRISTKVDLIINADTKDLDAMMNRPLFEWVVENICKNAVDAMKGKGKITIDVIQDSDKFVIVDITDTGKGMEKRMYKKVFNPGFSTRQRGWGLGLTLAKRIIEGYHGGKIFVKNSEVGVGTTFRIVLHCSIEGASQFITEGILEY
- a CDS encoding Dps family protein, with product MKTNEIGLEIKESKILVDKLNELLANYQIYYQNLRNFHWNVTGPNFFELHAKFEELYNEANAGVDEVAERILTLGARPLSSYEEYIENAKIKEARVITDPTNMVEIVKENLNTLLILERETLEAASGFDDEGTSSLMSDYITAKEKVVWMLSAYLR
- a CDS encoding peptide chain release factor 3, with amino-acid sequence MSLTDQIKKRRTFAIIAHPDAGKTTLTEKLLLFGGAIQTAGAVKSNKIDTATKSDWMAIEKQRGISVATSVMGFEYKDIKINLLDTPGHQDFAEDTYRTLTAVDSVIMVIDCVKGVEIQTEKLMEVCRMRNTPVICFINKLDREGRDPYELIEEVEQKLNIQCRPLSWPIGMGKTFKGVYNLFDHKLNLFTPSQRKLSDVRQEFENVDDPKLDELIGKNYAEQLREDVELIEGVYPDFDPTEYLEGKVAPVFFGSAVNNFGINEMLDTFIKIAPAPKSRRTEDREVMPDEKKFSGFVFKIHANMDPNHRNRIAFLRICSGTFERNKPYNHVRGPKPLRFSNVTQFMAQDKEMIDEAFPGDIVGLYDTGNLKIGDTLTDGENMQFVGIPSFSPEIFREVVNKDAMKTKQLEKGLQQLMEEGVAQLFTFDMGSRKVVGTVGQLQFEVIQFRLKNEYNATVEFHPMNLYKACWITSKDKKQLDEFVRSKNRHIAHDKDGKLVFMAESKAWLQMVMDNYPEIEFHFTSDI
- the ade gene encoding adenine deaminase, translating into MIIKGQLVDIPNKSIYPASIEIENGVIQKVSSLKTNKPLPYLMPGFIDAHVHVESSMLVPSEFARLAVVHGTVATISDPHEIANVCGMEGVDYMIENGRQVPFKFYFGAPSCVPATPFETAGGEIDAADIENLMSRPEIHYLAEMMNWPGTVNRDELVMEKIRISKKYGKPIDGHAPGLKGELAEKYVSAGPSTDHECFTYEEALGKIKLGMKIAIREGSAAKNFEALIDLIDEFPDQIMFCSDDKHPDNLAISHINELAARAVAKGKDLFKVLQAACLNPIAHYAMNVGQLREGDPADFILVKDLKDFQVISTYINGEKVAENGRTLIQPIQNDIINNFNTSLKKPEEFQIKAKGNKVRVIEALDGQLITPEISGDILIKDGFAESNPEQDILKITVVNRYEDAAPAVAFIKNFGLKTGAIASSVGHDSHNIIAVGIDDESICKAVNLIIEAKGGVSAVSGDQEDILSLPVGGIMSASDGYEVAKAYTRIDKMSKEMGATLNSPFMTLSFMALLVIPDLKLSDKGLFNGQKFEFIDTFLNE
- a CDS encoding 4-hydroxy-3-methylbut-2-enyl diphosphate reductase, whose translation is MQVTIDKNSGYCFGVEFAIKMAEDEMETSEKLYCLGDIVHNDMEVRRLSNKGLVVIDREELQELRDCKVLIRAHGEPPETYKTAIENNIELIDASCPVVLKLQHRVKTAFDRMERENGQIVIYGKKGHAEVIGLTGQTLEKAIVVMEDSDLDKIDFQKPVTLFSQTTKSTKGFYELSHKIQERIKNSNSEFEEVPFNANDSICRQVSNREPQLQRFSQENDVILFVSGKKSSNGKALYQVCLGQNPRSYFIENETELDPEWFKSNDKVGVCGATSTPMWLMEQVKSHLEMMSENALPI